From a single Hippoglossus stenolepis isolate QCI-W04-F060 chromosome 2, HSTE1.2, whole genome shotgun sequence genomic region:
- the LOC118100140 gene encoding beta-1,3-galactosyltransferase 5-like isoform X1, producing the protein MYISMENGRIQIKRIFICILGVATIVLVNMNLDRRLSLGNSEIKISYAAFKSRGTTLTPRMTPKITTPSSGEPQWEDPGPYHVAYPRNYKFIINNTPTCRTRSPFLLMMVPVAPSDVAARDAIRKTWGSETVVQGEVVGTLFLVGLPGGADAGQQQEKLSQENDLHRDLIQSDFQDSYGNLTIKTMVMLEWLAAHCTNASYVMKIDSDMLVNVPNLVKLLLDPGTAKQNYMTGLVWWHSPVLRDPFNKFYLPRDVIAEPEFPPYPLGMAYVMSLDLPWKILQVSPRIKPLFIEDAYLGMCLKHLGISPTDPPENTMFIVDPVHPLSSCSLSKVIAVTTTSIAQMKRYWETSKGPDAKC; encoded by the exons atgtaca TTTCAATGGAGAACGGGAGGATTCAGATAAAACGCATCTTTATCTGCATCCTGGGAGTGGCAACCATCGTCTTGGTCAATATGAACTTAGACAGGAGATTGTCTCTCGGGAATTCAGAAATCAAGATCAGCTATGCTGCTTTTAAAAGTCGAGGAACTACCCTGACTCCAAGAATGACTCCTAAAATAACAACACCATCATCAGGAGAACCACAGTGGGAGGATCCTGGGCCATATCATGTGGCCTATCCACGAAACTACAAATTCATCATAAACAACACACCGACGTGTAGGACCAGGTCTCCTTTCCTGCTCATGATGGTCCCAGTCGCGCCCAGTGATGTGGCGGCTCGGGACGCCATCAGAAAGACATGGGGAAGTGAGACAGTGGTTCAGGGTGAGGTGGTGGGGACGCTCTTCTTAGTGGGCCtgcctggaggagctgatgcTGGGCAGCAGCAAGAGAAACTCAGTCAGGAGAATGATCTGCACCGCGACCTGATCCAGAGCGACTTCCAGGACAGCTACGGCAATCTGACCATCAAGACCATGGTCATGCTGGAGTGGCTGGCTGCTCACTGCACCAACGCTTCTTACGTCATGAAGATTGACTCGGACATGTTGGTCAATGTCCCCAACTTGGTCAAACTGTTGCTGGATCCCGGCACGGCCAAACAAAACTACATGACAGGTTTGGtgtggtggcacagcccagttttgAGAGACCCATTTAATAAGTTCTACCTCCCGAGAGACGTTATCGCTGAGCCGGAGTTCCCCCCCTATCCTCTGGGCATGGCCTACGTCATGTCCCTGGACCTTCCCTGGAAGATCCTGCAAGTCTCTCCTCGGATTAAACCGCTCTTCATTGAAGACGCCTACCTGGGGATGTGTCTGAAGCACCTGGGCATTTCCCCCACCGACCCCCCGGAAAACACCATGTTTATCGTCGACCCCGTGCATCctctgagcagctgcagcctctcaaAGGTCATCGCCGTGACAACGACGAGCATCGCACAGATGAAGAGATACTGGGAGACGAGCAAAGGACCAGACGCTAAATGCTGA
- the LOC118100140 gene encoding beta-1,3-galactosyltransferase 5-like isoform X2, whose translation MENGRIQIKRIFICILGVATIVLVNMNLDRRLSLGNSEIKISYAAFKSRGTTLTPRMTPKITTPSSGEPQWEDPGPYHVAYPRNYKFIINNTPTCRTRSPFLLMMVPVAPSDVAARDAIRKTWGSETVVQGEVVGTLFLVGLPGGADAGQQQEKLSQENDLHRDLIQSDFQDSYGNLTIKTMVMLEWLAAHCTNASYVMKIDSDMLVNVPNLVKLLLDPGTAKQNYMTGLVWWHSPVLRDPFNKFYLPRDVIAEPEFPPYPLGMAYVMSLDLPWKILQVSPRIKPLFIEDAYLGMCLKHLGISPTDPPENTMFIVDPVHPLSSCSLSKVIAVTTTSIAQMKRYWETSKGPDAKC comes from the coding sequence ATGGAGAACGGGAGGATTCAGATAAAACGCATCTTTATCTGCATCCTGGGAGTGGCAACCATCGTCTTGGTCAATATGAACTTAGACAGGAGATTGTCTCTCGGGAATTCAGAAATCAAGATCAGCTATGCTGCTTTTAAAAGTCGAGGAACTACCCTGACTCCAAGAATGACTCCTAAAATAACAACACCATCATCAGGAGAACCACAGTGGGAGGATCCTGGGCCATATCATGTGGCCTATCCACGAAACTACAAATTCATCATAAACAACACACCGACGTGTAGGACCAGGTCTCCTTTCCTGCTCATGATGGTCCCAGTCGCGCCCAGTGATGTGGCGGCTCGGGACGCCATCAGAAAGACATGGGGAAGTGAGACAGTGGTTCAGGGTGAGGTGGTGGGGACGCTCTTCTTAGTGGGCCtgcctggaggagctgatgcTGGGCAGCAGCAAGAGAAACTCAGTCAGGAGAATGATCTGCACCGCGACCTGATCCAGAGCGACTTCCAGGACAGCTACGGCAATCTGACCATCAAGACCATGGTCATGCTGGAGTGGCTGGCTGCTCACTGCACCAACGCTTCTTACGTCATGAAGATTGACTCGGACATGTTGGTCAATGTCCCCAACTTGGTCAAACTGTTGCTGGATCCCGGCACGGCCAAACAAAACTACATGACAGGTTTGGtgtggtggcacagcccagttttgAGAGACCCATTTAATAAGTTCTACCTCCCGAGAGACGTTATCGCTGAGCCGGAGTTCCCCCCCTATCCTCTGGGCATGGCCTACGTCATGTCCCTGGACCTTCCCTGGAAGATCCTGCAAGTCTCTCCTCGGATTAAACCGCTCTTCATTGAAGACGCCTACCTGGGGATGTGTCTGAAGCACCTGGGCATTTCCCCCACCGACCCCCCGGAAAACACCATGTTTATCGTCGACCCCGTGCATCctctgagcagctgcagcctctcaaAGGTCATCGCCGTGACAACGACGAGCATCGCACAGATGAAGAGATACTGGGAGACGAGCAAAGGACCAGACGCTAAATGCTGA